A DNA window from Thiothrix subterranea contains the following coding sequences:
- the lepB gene encoding signal peptidase I — protein sequence MQPPYKLRKPLLAALLSLLLPGLGQLYNGEWRKTIWLLLGFGLLSVLGIVVIGLYLPISWTLPALIIGVFLLLILWLYSVTQAFRSARRQREYTLKSWQSAGVYGLVWVVCSLIALPMLSDYVQRHRVEAFLVPSNSMNPTVLKYDLLFADKRYNRIGATHPVQRGDIAIFIYPDSRNTYFIKRIIGLPGDKVKIKGADVSINGKSLRQQTTTGAHGLLVTETSGERTWQVFWNNQQAQLPQTDITVPHGQVFMMGDNRTDSNDSRFFGTIPLQDVIGKARQIWFSAEGNTIRWERIGTALH from the coding sequence ATGCAACCCCCCTACAAACTCCGCAAACCCCTCCTCGCCGCACTCTTATCCCTGCTATTACCCGGCTTAGGGCAGCTTTATAACGGCGAATGGCGAAAAACCATCTGGTTATTGCTAGGTTTCGGGCTGCTAAGTGTGTTGGGCATTGTGGTAATCGGACTATACCTGCCCATCAGTTGGACACTGCCCGCGCTCATCATCGGGGTATTTTTGCTGCTAATACTCTGGCTCTATAGCGTGACACAAGCTTTTCGCAGCGCTCGCCGTCAGCGTGAATACACCCTCAAAAGCTGGCAAAGCGCAGGCGTATACGGTTTGGTGTGGGTGGTGTGCAGCCTAATCGCCCTGCCAATGCTCAGTGATTACGTGCAACGACACCGCGTCGAAGCTTTCCTTGTCCCCTCTAACAGCATGAATCCCACTGTGCTGAAATACGATCTATTGTTTGCCGACAAGCGCTACAACCGCATCGGTGCAACGCACCCCGTGCAACGCGGCGATATTGCGATTTTCATCTACCCCGACAGCCGCAATACCTATTTCATCAAACGCATTATCGGGCTACCGGGGGATAAGGTGAAAATCAAAGGCGCGGATGTTTCCATCAACGGCAAATCCCTGCGTCAACAAACTACGACGGGCGCACACGGTTTACTCGTCACCGAAACCAGCGGTGAACGCACGTGGCAAGTTTTCTGGAATAATCAACAAGCGCAACTGCCCCAAACGGATATAACAGTTCCGCACGGGCAAGTGTTCATGATGGGGGATAATCGCACGGATAGCAACGATTCACGCTTTTTCGGCACAATCCCCTTGCAGGACGTAATCGGCAAAGCGCGGCAAATATGGTTTTCAGCCGAAGGTAACACGATACGCTGGGAACGCATCGGCACAGCGCTCCATTAA
- the casB gene encoding type I-E CRISPR-associated protein Cse2/CasB — MSNEHPNFAGFYAAWESLNKKPGATADIRRVSSMDELLDLPAFYRLVEPFGWHADLKPWDKERWQRLVFFVNQVTDKGENSLGKALALSGKISDKRLFQIVRADSPNDITQLRRLLKQAEPEVSWQKMATQLWYWDLRQKRSLLEDFVLNQKTKD; from the coding sequence ATGAGTAATGAACACCCCAATTTCGCAGGCTTTTATGCTGCGTGGGAATCACTGAACAAAAAACCGGGGGCAACCGCTGATATTCGGCGGGTTTCGTCAATGGATGAACTGCTGGATTTGCCTGCTTTTTATCGCTTGGTCGAGCCGTTTGGTTGGCACGCTGATTTGAAACCTTGGGATAAAGAACGTTGGCAGCGGCTAGTTTTCTTCGTCAATCAGGTGACAGATAAAGGCGAAAACTCATTGGGAAAAGCCTTGGCACTATCCGGCAAAATCAGTGATAAACGCTTGTTCCAGATTGTTCGCGCTGATTCGCCTAACGACATTACCCAGCTTCGCCGCTTGTTGAAACAGGCAGAACCGGAAGTAAGCTGGCAAAAAATGGCTACACAATTGTGGTATTGGGATCTCCGCCAAAAGCGCAGCTTGCTGGAAGATTTCGTACTGAACCAAAAGACCAAAGATTAA
- the casA gene encoding type I-E CRISPR-associated protein Cse1/CasA → MNLLTDSWIPVRPQAGGAGQQISLPALLCGSERWELALPRDDMELAALQLLISLVQVLLPPTDKKQWAERVAKPLSVEAVNAATKDYQEWFQLDHPEYPFMQVKKVAAKDPTPMDKLLAGLNSSTNSRFVNEPDLAKGLCFGCVAVALYNLANNAPSFGGGFKYGVRGSCPVSTFAQGTDLRSTIWLNVLSQESLDEYIPDWKAQAAQPPTWVEPIKEKATIPAHSIGFLRGLLWQPGHTVLSPPEKSGQCSCCGHEVDKLFTSFNKAKFNYTIDGLWEHPHSPQVLTLKQGNTETRYVSFTQPIPAWTQLSRYVVKREVGKGEQGQKPAMVIQQLQKYLQNHAGKFELLVGGYRNNQAAIIERRHEVLTLSQGWETHAKDVHELVAHGLKYKTALRKVLFVCSEGIKEKDRKLKGTGLKLQEVGETQFYRRSEHLMTKALADIDFSNTLPTFVMLDKGLKKICEAVFTELTTPYEHDPELFRTLAITRRSLQKHIREIRINPPQEDAA, encoded by the coding sequence ATGAATTTATTGACTGATAGTTGGATACCCGTGCGACCACAAGCAGGTGGAGCAGGGCAACAAATCAGCCTGCCAGCGTTGTTGTGTGGTAGTGAACGCTGGGAACTGGCATTGCCGCGTGATGATATGGAACTGGCGGCGTTGCAATTGTTGATTTCTCTGGTGCAAGTGTTACTGCCACCGACTGATAAGAAGCAATGGGCAGAACGGGTTGCAAAGCCGCTATCCGTGGAGGCAGTAAATGCCGCAACGAAAGACTATCAGGAATGGTTTCAGCTTGATCATCCCGAATATCCATTTATGCAGGTCAAGAAGGTTGCAGCTAAAGACCCAACGCCGATGGATAAGCTGTTAGCGGGTTTGAACAGTTCGACCAATAGCCGTTTTGTGAATGAGCCGGATTTGGCAAAAGGCTTGTGCTTCGGCTGTGTGGCGGTTGCCTTGTATAACCTTGCTAACAACGCGCCCAGTTTTGGCGGTGGTTTCAAATACGGTGTCCGTGGCAGTTGTCCGGTTTCTACGTTTGCCCAAGGGACTGATTTACGTTCGACTATCTGGCTGAATGTGTTGAGCCAAGAATCATTGGATGAATACATTCCCGACTGGAAAGCGCAAGCAGCCCAGCCGCCAACATGGGTTGAGCCAATCAAGGAAAAAGCCACGATTCCAGCACACAGTATTGGTTTCTTGCGTGGTTTGTTGTGGCAACCGGGGCATACGGTGTTGTCTCCGCCGGAAAAATCAGGGCAATGCAGTTGTTGTGGTCACGAAGTTGATAAATTATTTACCAGCTTCAACAAGGCGAAATTTAACTACACCATCGACGGGTTGTGGGAACATCCGCACTCTCCGCAGGTGTTGACCTTGAAGCAGGGTAATACCGAAACCCGTTATGTGAGTTTTACGCAGCCCATTCCAGCATGGACTCAATTGAGTCGTTATGTCGTCAAGCGCGAAGTTGGCAAGGGCGAACAAGGTCAAAAACCGGCAATGGTCATCCAACAGTTGCAGAAGTATTTGCAAAACCATGCAGGTAAATTTGAGTTACTGGTCGGCGGTTATCGCAACAATCAGGCAGCTATTATCGAGCGTCGCCACGAAGTTTTGACCCTGAGTCAGGGCTGGGAAACCCACGCGAAAGACGTGCATGAATTGGTTGCTCACGGGCTGAAATATAAAACGGCCTTACGCAAAGTCTTGTTTGTCTGCTCGGAAGGCATCAAGGAAAAAGACCGCAAGCTCAAAGGTACGGGTTTGAAGTTACAAGAAGTCGGTGAAACCCAATTTTACCGTCGTTCAGAACACCTGATGACTAAGGCTTTAGCAGACATTGATTTCAGCAATACGTTGCCCACCTTTGTGATGCTGGATAAAGGGCTGAAGAAAATCTGTGAGGCTGTTTTTACCGAACTGACCACACCTTATGAGCATGATCCAGAACTGTTTCGCACACTTGCCATTACACGCCGTAGCTTACAAAAGCACATCAGGGAAATCCGCATCAATCCACCTCAAGAGGATGCAGCATGA
- the gspE gene encoding type II secretion system ATPase GspE, which yields MSGQDALATADEPLSLALSLPYSFAKRHGILLQTSGQQPLVLCRTGVTPLALAEVQRLSPADLQFQTVDNATFDRLLAAHYDRSQVGASMMQDIGDDADLQDIAGSLPEPEDLLESEDDAPIIRLINALLTQAVKEGASDIHIETFETRMSVRMRVDGILREIIEPPRKLAPVIISRIKVMARLDIAEKRLPQDGRISLRVAGRGVDVRVSTLPSGHTERVVLRLLDKQAGRLNLSHLGMDPKIYDRLQALIEKPHGIILVTGPTGSGKTTTLYAGLTHLNDQRRNILTVEDPIEYYIDGIGQTQVNSKVDMTFARGLRAILRQDPDVVMVGEIRDLETAEIAVQASLTGHLVFSTLHTNTAVGAVTRMQDMGVEPYLLASSLLGVVAQRLVRVLCPECKQASPADDGEMQILRADPHTARPILYKPVGCPACNHRGFVGRLGIYELVALDDGLRQMIHDHKSEMQLEAYARQHSPSIREDGIRLVLEGRTSLDEVLRVTREDAQ from the coding sequence ATGAGCGGGCAGGATGCATTAGCCACTGCCGACGAGCCGCTGAGCCTCGCGCTGAGCTTGCCGTACAGCTTCGCCAAACGTCACGGCATCTTGCTGCAAACCAGCGGGCAACAACCGCTGGTGCTTTGCCGAACTGGGGTCACGCCGTTAGCCTTGGCAGAAGTGCAACGTCTAAGCCCAGCCGATTTGCAATTTCAAACGGTTGACAATGCTACTTTCGACCGCTTGCTGGCAGCGCATTATGACCGTAGCCAAGTCGGCGCGTCGATGATGCAAGACATCGGTGATGATGCCGATTTGCAAGACATTGCCGGTTCATTACCCGAACCGGAAGATTTGCTGGAATCCGAAGACGATGCCCCGATTATCCGCCTGATCAACGCATTGTTGACCCAAGCGGTAAAAGAAGGCGCATCCGACATCCACATCGAAACCTTTGAAACCCGTATGTCGGTACGAATGCGTGTCGATGGGATTTTGCGCGAAATCATCGAACCACCGCGCAAACTCGCGCCGGTGATTATTTCGCGGATCAAAGTCATGGCCCGCTTGGATATTGCCGAAAAACGCCTGCCGCAAGACGGACGCATCTCCCTGCGCGTTGCCGGACGCGGCGTCGACGTGCGGGTTTCCACCCTGCCCTCCGGTCACACCGAACGAGTGGTATTGCGCTTATTGGACAAGCAAGCCGGACGCTTGAATCTGTCACATCTGGGCATGGATCCGAAAATTTATGACCGCCTGCAAGCCCTGATCGAAAAGCCACACGGCATTATTCTCGTCACCGGTCCTACGGGTTCAGGGAAAACCACCACGCTGTACGCGGGTCTGACGCACTTAAACGACCAACGCCGCAATATCCTCACCGTCGAAGACCCGATCGAATATTACATTGACGGCATTGGTCAAACCCAAGTCAATAGCAAAGTCGACATGACCTTCGCACGCGGCTTACGCGCCATTTTGCGCCAAGACCCGGATGTGGTCATGGTCGGCGAAATCCGCGATCTGGAAACCGCTGAAATTGCGGTACAAGCCAGTTTAACCGGGCATTTGGTGTTCTCCACCCTGCATACCAATACTGCTGTGGGTGCTGTCACCCGTATGCAGGACATGGGCGTCGAACCTTATTTGCTCGCTTCCAGCTTGCTCGGTGTGGTCGCGCAACGGCTGGTACGGGTGCTTTGCCCTGAATGCAAACAAGCTTCGCCTGCTGATGACGGTGAAATGCAAATCCTCCGTGCCGACCCGCACACTGCCCGCCCGATTCTGTACAAGCCGGTCGGATGCCCTGCCTGTAACCATCGCGGTTTCGTCGGGCGCTTGGGGATTTACGAACTGGTGGCGTTGGATGACGGTTTGCGTCAAATGATCCACGACCACAAAAGCGAAATGCAACTCGAAGCTTACGCCCGCCAACACAGCCCCAGCATTCGCGAAGACGGTATTCGCTTGGTCTTGGAAGGTCGCACTTCGCTGGATGAAGTCTTGCGCGTTACCCGTGAGGATGCGCAGTAA
- the cas3 gene encoding CRISPR-associated helicase/endonuclease Cas3, which yields MDVKPYFRYWGKAKPGLDEAEAQWHLLPFHSLDVAAVASVWWDESPAIQHSFMQHGGKLSTKQMKAWVIFFIALHDYGKFDIRFQRKASRVWEALQPNLAKNVARMPTIEACKGYDHGSAGLYWFEQDRVEEDSASELDWMLHIVDLVNVVDDAQQTWMAWIKPVTGHHGFVYALDHPTPERSLHSTVDKPIAQQDKTARLAWLDELERLFLKPVGLSLQDTPPTPSPLLAGFCSVADWLGSRSDEVNFCYKADPVDDLRDYFDQKCREDAQRVLVLAGINGKAKPFLGVQALLKRDYQPRQLQTLVDDLPVTPGLTIVEAPTGSGKTEMALAYAWRLLAANHADSIVFAMPTQATANAMLQRLEKIATTLFEDKPNLILAHGHARFNDNFLKLKQIGKTVQENEEAWVQCNEWLGQSRKRIFLGQIGICTVDQVLVSVLPVKHRFVRGFGVGRSVLIVDEVHAYDAYMYGLLEAVLKAQHEVGGSSILLSATLPQSLKNQLLATSGKAIETAQTHAPYPLISWSDGKANHAFTLPDNEQPPLRQVQVECHESEDLLPDAALRQRIIDAAEQGAQVAIICNLVDVAQQLARDLQKLTALPVDIFHARYCLHDRQKKEDTVLKHYGAEGKRASGRILVATQVIEQSLDVDFDWLITQLCPVDLLFQRMGRLHRHERSRPTGFESARCTVLLPMGNDYGTHGLIYRNTRVMWRTAQKLQTCPDQIIDFPAAYRDWIEPIYSEEAWGTEPEVIETGFALFEEKLAEKRILARQMLKWAEDVALMDDDENVRAVTRDGEFNVSVIPYLDTARGKQLLDSSILDSLSEWQQAEALAMNIVGVPKSWGKLLPEKDKEGRVWLAMQQGGEFWKACSKEIWFTYHPVWGMEKTV from the coding sequence ATGGATGTTAAGCCGTATTTTCGGTATTGGGGTAAGGCGAAGCCGGGGCTGGATGAGGCGGAGGCGCAATGGCATTTGTTGCCGTTTCATTCGTTGGATGTGGCTGCGGTCGCCAGCGTTTGGTGGGACGAAAGCCCCGCAATCCAACACAGCTTCATGCAACACGGCGGTAAACTTTCCACTAAACAGATGAAAGCATGGGTGATTTTTTTCATTGCCTTGCATGACTACGGCAAGTTCGACATTCGTTTCCAGCGTAAAGCTTCGCGTGTATGGGAGGCTTTGCAACCAAATTTAGCCAAAAATGTTGCGCGTATGCCAACGATTGAAGCCTGTAAAGGTTACGATCATGGCAGTGCTGGGCTGTATTGGTTTGAGCAAGATCGTGTTGAGGAGGACTCAGCTTCTGAGCTTGACTGGATGTTACATATTGTTGATCTGGTCAATGTGGTCGATGATGCTCAACAAACATGGATGGCTTGGATTAAACCCGTTACAGGACATCACGGTTTTGTTTACGCGCTGGATCACCCAACGCCCGAAAGGTCACTGCATAGCACGGTTGATAAACCGATTGCGCAACAGGACAAAACGGCTCGGTTGGCATGGCTGGATGAACTGGAAAGGCTGTTCCTGAAACCTGTTGGCTTGAGTTTGCAAGATACCCCACCCACACCATCGCCTCTGCTTGCTGGTTTTTGCTCGGTAGCGGATTGGTTGGGTTCGCGTTCCGATGAAGTCAATTTCTGCTACAAGGCTGACCCCGTTGACGATCTCCGTGATTACTTTGATCAGAAATGTCGTGAGGATGCCCAGCGAGTATTGGTGTTAGCAGGGATTAACGGTAAAGCAAAGCCTTTCCTTGGTGTGCAAGCCTTATTGAAGCGGGATTATCAGCCGCGTCAATTGCAAACCCTCGTTGATGATTTACCCGTTACGCCGGGGCTAACGATTGTTGAAGCCCCTACAGGTTCGGGAAAAACCGAAATGGCATTGGCTTATGCGTGGCGTTTGTTGGCAGCGAATCACGCGGACAGCATTGTATTTGCCATGCCGACACAAGCAACTGCCAATGCCATGTTGCAACGGCTGGAAAAAATCGCCACGACCTTGTTTGAGGATAAGCCCAATCTGATTTTGGCGCATGGTCATGCCCGTTTTAACGATAACTTCCTCAAACTCAAACAGATAGGCAAGACGGTTCAGGAAAATGAAGAGGCTTGGGTGCAGTGCAATGAATGGCTGGGGCAAAGCCGCAAACGTATCTTTCTGGGGCAAATCGGTATTTGTACGGTTGACCAAGTATTGGTGTCGGTCTTGCCCGTCAAACACCGTTTTGTGCGCGGCTTTGGGGTAGGGCGTAGCGTACTAATTGTGGACGAAGTTCACGCCTATGATGCGTATATGTACGGTTTGCTGGAAGCGGTGCTAAAGGCGCAGCATGAGGTGGGAGGTTCGAGCATTCTGCTATCCGCGACCTTGCCGCAATCGCTGAAAAATCAATTATTGGCAACCAGCGGTAAGGCGATTGAAACCGCTCAAACCCATGCCCCCTATCCGCTGATTTCATGGTCAGATGGTAAAGCAAACCATGCTTTCACGTTGCCTGACAATGAACAGCCGCCTTTGCGTCAAGTGCAGGTTGAATGCCATGAAAGTGAGGATTTGTTGCCAGATGCCGCACTTCGCCAGCGGATTATTGATGCTGCGGAACAGGGGGCGCAGGTAGCCATTATTTGCAATTTGGTTGATGTTGCCCAGCAACTGGCGCGTGATTTACAAAAGCTCACGGCGTTACCCGTTGATATTTTTCATGCCCGTTATTGCTTGCATGATCGTCAGAAAAAAGAAGATACGGTACTCAAACATTATGGAGCAGAAGGCAAGCGTGCCAGTGGACGGATATTGGTGGCGACTCAAGTGATTGAACAGTCGCTGGACGTTGATTTCGATTGGCTCATTACTCAGTTATGCCCAGTGGATTTGTTATTCCAGCGTATGGGGCGTTTGCATCGGCATGAGCGTTCCCGCCCGACAGGGTTTGAATCAGCACGTTGCACGGTTTTGCTACCGATGGGCAATGACTACGGTACGCATGGTTTGATTTATAGAAATACCCGCGTGATGTGGCGGACAGCACAAAAGCTGCAAACGTGCCCTGATCAGATTATTGATTTTCCAGCGGCTTACCGTGACTGGATTGAGCCGATTTATAGTGAAGAGGCTTGGGGAACTGAACCAGAGGTCATTGAAACAGGTTTTGCTTTGTTTGAAGAAAAATTGGCGGAAAAACGGATTCTGGCAAGGCAGATGCTCAAATGGGCGGAAGATGTGGCTTTGATGGATGACGATGAAAATGTTCGCGCTGTTACCCGTGATGGTGAGTTCAATGTCAGCGTTATCCCTTATCTGGATACTGCTCGCGGCAAGCAATTGCTGGATTCAAGCATTCTGGATTCTCTGAGTGAATGGCAACAAGCCGAGGCACTAGCGATGAATATCGTCGGTGTACCTAAAAGCTGGGGGAAACTGTTGCCTGAGAAGGATAAAGAAGGGCGCGTTTGGCTTGCCATGCAGCAGGGTGGTGAGTTTTGGAAAGCCTGTAGCAAAGAGATTTGGTTTACCTATCACCCCGTCTGGGGCATGGAGAAGACGGTATGA
- the gspD gene encoding type II secretion system secretin GspD, whose product MKSHNNKRSSLFSSSLLACSLWLLSTSAALNAEEAARINLQDTEIRQLIEIVAKTTGKNFIVDQQVRGKVTFVSGRGLDKDGLYEAFLSVLQVHGFEAVETGDLIKIIPAGKARGNVAPMVANPAESDADATISQVVKLEYIPVTTAIQTLMPLSGQGETSILPNQASNTIALKGKAQNVARLMEVIASVDKPNNEDFELVPLEYAVASQVASTLQGLVGGNAAAAAGGMMPAGGKISADERTNSVLISGDRQTRERMKSAIAKLDVKRAIEGDTRVIQLRYAKAEDVVNVLNGVAPNLQQYGGSTYYGYVPPGSEGGVSADGTQNAGSGTSNVKVLADKSSNSIIISGPPTMQKNMIAVINQLDRRRAQVLVEAVIAEVSTDLSNKLGATLLANGANDGSGPVGYSNFGGIGTLAGIVGAVQTNTIPSIPNGLLLAGGNNSFGAIVEALKGDAATNILSTPTLVTMDNEEAEITVGQEVPFITGRSTNAANDTTNPFTTIERKDVGLKFKITPQINRGETVNLKIEQETSNVASSSSGASDLITNKRRITTNVMVEDGQILVLGGLIEDNYRDSESKVPLLGDIPVIGGAFRNNTTNKTKNNLMVFIHPIIMPDGKSADAYTRMKYQTMQQQQQRSKVLQRDRLSEGASTLPPDMNRVINGSADSLHNPPPRPPAPVKKVTQGQGTCNKSDPFCSGAL is encoded by the coding sequence ATGAAATCGCACAACAACAAACGCAGTTCCCTTTTTTCCAGCAGCTTACTGGCTTGCTCGCTGTGGCTATTAAGCACCAGTGCTGCTTTAAATGCCGAAGAAGCTGCCCGCATTAATTTGCAAGACACCGAAATCCGTCAATTGATTGAGATCGTCGCCAAAACCACTGGCAAAAATTTCATTGTAGATCAGCAAGTACGTGGCAAAGTCACCTTCGTATCTGGGCGAGGCTTGGATAAAGACGGGCTATACGAAGCATTCCTTTCGGTGCTGCAAGTTCACGGTTTTGAAGCAGTAGAGACCGGCGATCTCATCAAAATTATTCCTGCCGGAAAAGCGCGTGGCAATGTCGCGCCAATGGTCGCCAACCCGGCAGAAAGTGATGCCGATGCGACGATTTCCCAAGTGGTTAAACTGGAATACATCCCCGTTACCACCGCGATTCAAACCCTGATGCCACTCAGCGGTCAGGGCGAAACCAGTATTCTGCCCAACCAAGCGAGTAACACTATCGCCTTAAAAGGCAAAGCCCAAAACGTTGCCCGCCTGATGGAAGTGATTGCCAGCGTCGACAAACCCAATAACGAAGACTTTGAACTTGTGCCACTCGAATACGCGGTGGCTTCTCAAGTTGCCTCCACCTTACAGGGCTTAGTCGGTGGTAACGCTGCTGCCGCAGCGGGTGGGATGATGCCTGCGGGTGGCAAAATTTCAGCCGATGAACGTACCAACAGTGTATTGATTTCCGGCGACCGTCAAACCCGTGAACGCATGAAAAGCGCCATCGCCAAACTGGATGTCAAACGTGCCATTGAAGGTGACACCAGAGTCATCCAACTGCGCTACGCCAAAGCTGAAGATGTTGTCAACGTGCTCAATGGCGTTGCACCCAATCTCCAGCAATACGGCGGGAGTACTTACTACGGTTATGTGCCCCCCGGTTCAGAGGGAGGGGTCTCCGCCGATGGCACACAAAATGCCGGTAGCGGCACTAGCAATGTCAAAGTCCTAGCTGACAAAAGCAGCAATTCGATTATCATCAGCGGTCCCCCCACCATGCAGAAAAACATGATTGCCGTGATCAATCAGCTCGACCGCCGCCGCGCCCAAGTCTTGGTCGAAGCCGTCATTGCCGAAGTTTCCACCGACCTCTCTAACAAGCTTGGCGCAACCCTGCTGGCTAATGGTGCCAATGACGGCAGCGGCCCGGTTGGCTACAGCAATTTTGGTGGCATTGGCACACTCGCGGGCATTGTCGGCGCAGTGCAAACCAATACCATCCCCAGTATTCCTAATGGCTTACTGCTTGCTGGAGGTAACAACAGTTTCGGCGCGATTGTCGAAGCGCTTAAAGGCGATGCTGCCACCAATATCCTTTCCACCCCAACGCTGGTGACGATGGATAACGAAGAAGCCGAAATCACCGTCGGGCAAGAAGTCCCCTTCATCACCGGACGTTCCACCAATGCGGCTAACGACACCACTAACCCGTTTACCACGATTGAACGTAAAGATGTCGGTTTGAAATTCAAAATCACGCCGCAAATCAACCGGGGTGAAACCGTTAATCTCAAAATTGAACAGGAAACATCCAACGTCGCCTCCAGCAGTTCGGGCGCATCCGATTTGATCACCAACAAACGCCGCATTACCACCAATGTTATGGTCGAAGACGGGCAAATTCTGGTACTGGGCGGCTTGATCGAAGACAATTACCGCGATTCCGAAAGCAAAGTGCCGTTATTGGGCGATATACCCGTGATAGGTGGCGCTTTCCGCAATAACACCACCAATAAAACCAAAAACAACCTGATGGTGTTCATCCACCCGATTATTATGCCGGATGGCAAATCCGCCGATGCTTACACCCGCATGAAATACCAAACCATGCAGCAACAGCAGCAGCGCAGTAAAGTATTGCAACGTGATCGCCTCTCCGAAGGTGCTTCCACCCTGCCACCGGATATGAATCGCGTCATCAATGGCTCAGCGGATAGCTTGCATAATCCGCCGCCACGCCCTCCTGCTCCCGTGAAAAAAGTGACACAAGGTCAAGGCACCTGCAACAAATCCGACCCATTCTGTAGCGGGGCATTATGA
- a CDS encoding DUF1015 domain-containing protein gives MNLISPFKGLRPAPGRAAEVIAPPYDVLNSAEARERAAGKPWSFLHISKPEIDLPEDTDPYSPVVYAKAAENLARTIDAGLLVRDEQPCYYAYRLIMNGHSQTGLVAGASVADYDTNRIRKHEFTRPVKEDDRVRQIDAVNAQTGPVLLAYPDTPAVDAILAAASQAEPALDVTADDGIQHTLWVIEDAASIAQLTAAFNAMPAIYIADGHHRSAAASRIAKMRDNQHGSDFFLSVIFPAHEMKIFDYNRVIKDLHGLDPTQFLAAVEEHFALEPSATPVKPDAPGIFGMYMDGQWFKLTLNPELMPNDDPVARLDVSRLARYLIEPILGISDPRRDDRIDFVGGIRGLAGLEKRVDSGEMAVAFSLYATSMQDLMSVADNNDVMPPKSTWFEPKLADGVVSYLLD, from the coding sequence ATGAATCTGATTTCGCCATTTAAAGGCTTGCGTCCTGCTCCGGGGCGAGCTGCTGAAGTAATTGCACCACCGTATGATGTGTTGAATTCTGCGGAAGCGCGGGAGCGGGCAGCAGGCAAGCCTTGGAGTTTTTTGCATATTTCCAAGCCGGAAATTGATTTGCCGGAAGATACCGACCCGTATAGCCCGGTAGTGTACGCCAAAGCCGCCGAGAATCTGGCGCGTACTATCGACGCGGGCTTGTTGGTGCGGGACGAGCAGCCGTGTTACTACGCTTACCGCTTGATTATGAACGGGCATTCGCAAACCGGTTTGGTGGCAGGTGCGTCGGTGGCGGATTACGATACCAACCGAATTCGCAAGCACGAATTTACCCGCCCGGTGAAAGAAGATGACCGCGTGCGCCAGATTGATGCGGTGAATGCACAAACCGGGCCGGTATTGCTGGCATACCCCGATACGCCTGCCGTGGATGCAATTTTGGCAGCGGCTTCGCAAGCGGAACCGGCGTTGGATGTGACGGCTGATGATGGTATTCAACACACGTTGTGGGTGATTGAGGATGCGGCGAGTATTGCGCAATTGACGGCGGCGTTTAATGCGATGCCCGCGATCTACATTGCCGATGGGCATCACCGTTCGGCGGCGGCGTCGCGGATTGCGAAGATGCGGGATAATCAGCACGGGTCTGATTTTTTCCTTTCGGTGATTTTCCCGGCGCATGAGATGAAAATCTTTGACTACAACCGCGTGATTAAGGATTTGCACGGGCTTGACCCCACGCAATTCCTCGCGGCGGTTGAGGAACATTTTGCGCTAGAGCCTTCTGCCACGCCGGTTAAACCGGATGCACCCGGTATTTTTGGGATGTACATGGATGGGCAGTGGTTCAAATTGACCCTGAATCCCGAACTGATGCCGAATGATGACCCGGTAGCGCGTTTGGACGTGAGCCGTTTGGCGCGTTATTTGATCGAGCCGATCTTGGGCATTAGCGATCCGCGTCGTGATGACCGCATTGATTTTGTGGGCGGAATTCGCGGTTTGGCGGGCTTGGAAAAGCGCGTGGATAGCGGTGAAATGGCCGTCGCGTTCTCGCTTTATGCCACCAGTATGCAAGACCTGATGTCGGTGGCGGATAACAACGATGTGATGCCGCCGAAGTCCACTTGGTTTGAGCCGAAACTGGCAGATGGCGTGGTGTCTTACTTGCTGGACTAA